In Dermacentor andersoni chromosome 4, qqDerAnde1_hic_scaffold, whole genome shotgun sequence, the following proteins share a genomic window:
- the LOC140217037 gene encoding uncharacterized protein: protein MLTELLAGQKTIARDIADIKVFQQAVNKCFDALESRVAAIERASADPRVSLDHSSSDVRSLSQAVSELIKKNYDLENRSRRNNIILHGLGEHNAENTDTLLSNVHQFFTEKLQIECPPIERCHRIGTKREGRSRPVILRVLDFRNKVEIMKIVSKLKGTKFYITEDYSANVRAIRKKLWAATSSFRDHGFVVRLRYDHVFINGVRYRWNDAANALVDDSGLAVNTVVNNSSLSDNTLPATSSSP, encoded by the coding sequence ATGCTGACAGAACTATTGGCTGGGCAAAAAACGATTGCTCGTGACATCGCTGACATCAAGGTTTTTCAGCAAGCTGTTAACAAGTGTTTTGACGCTCTGGAATCCCGTGTGGCCGCTATCGAAAGAGCTAGCGCTGATCCTAGAGTCTCACTTGACCATTCCAGTTCTGACGTACGCTCTTTATCTCAGGCCGTTTCGGAACTAATTAAAAAGAATTATGACCTTGAAAATCGCTCGAGACGCAACAATATAATTTTGCATGGACTAGGTGAACACAATGCTGAAAACACAGATACCCTTTTGTCTAATGTACACCAATTTTTCACAGAGAAACTTCAAATTGAATGCCCGCCCATCGAACGTTGTCACAGAATTGGCACCAAACGTGAAGGTAGATCGCGCCCAGTTATATTACGAGTACTAGACTTTCGGAACAAAGTAGAAATAATGAAAATTGTCTCAAAGCTGAAAGGAACAAAATTTTACATAACTGAAGATTACTCGGCTAATGTACGTGCCATTCGCAAAAAGCTATGGGCAGCAACCTCTTCTTTTCGCGACCATGGCTTTGTGGTGAGGTTGCGTTATGACCATGTCTTTATAAATGGTGTCCGCTACAGGTGGAATGATGCAGCTAATGCCCTAGTTGACGATTCAGGTCTGGCTGTAAACACCGTAGTGAATAATTCGAGCCTTTCTGACAACACTCTCCCGGCCACGTCATCTTCACCTTGA